A region from the Paenibacillus humicola genome encodes:
- the araA gene encoding L-arabinose isomerase, which translates to MLSVKPYRFWFVTGSQHLYGPETLLEVAEHSQTIVRGLNGDDAVPFEIVFKPVLTTPEEIYRLCIEANADSGCAGIMTWMHTFSPAKMWIAGLSELRKPLLHLHTQFNRDIPWSTIDMDFMNTNQSAHGDREYGFIGARMGIARKVVVGHWEDAQVRGRMAGWMRTAAAFTESRSLKVARFGDNMRQVAVTEGDKVEAQIQFGWSINGYGIGDLVQRMADIDEAQVHALTDEYETLYEISPETRSTPALWESIREQARIELGLKAFLEEGGFSAFTTTFEDLHGMKQLPGLAVQRLMEAGYGFGGEGDWKTAALTRLVKMIAGNKGTSFMEDYTYHFEPGNEMILGAHMLEICPTIAADRPRLEVHPLGIGGKADPARMVFNGRGGRAVNATLIDLGRRFRLIVNIVDAVQPSELMPKLPVARVLWKPQPSLSESAEAWIHAGGAHHTVFSYEATPEQLVDWAEMAGIECVFIDNRTDLLAFRNGLRLSEMYWRLQ; encoded by the coding sequence ATGTTAAGTGTAAAGCCTTATCGATTTTGGTTCGTGACCGGCAGCCAGCATTTGTACGGACCGGAGACGCTGCTGGAGGTGGCGGAGCACTCGCAGACGATCGTTCGGGGGCTGAACGGCGATGACGCCGTTCCCTTCGAGATCGTATTCAAGCCGGTGCTGACGACGCCGGAGGAAATTTACCGGCTGTGCATCGAAGCGAATGCGGACAGCGGATGCGCGGGCATCATGACGTGGATGCACACCTTTTCCCCGGCTAAAATGTGGATCGCCGGCTTGTCCGAGCTGCGCAAGCCGCTGCTTCATCTGCATACGCAGTTTAACCGCGATATTCCATGGTCCACCATCGACATGGACTTCATGAACACGAACCAATCGGCGCACGGCGACCGCGAATACGGGTTCATCGGCGCTAGGATGGGCATCGCCCGCAAGGTTGTGGTCGGCCATTGGGAAGATGCGCAGGTGCGCGGCCGCATGGCCGGCTGGATGCGCACGGCGGCCGCATTTACGGAGAGCCGCTCGCTCAAGGTCGCCCGCTTCGGCGATAATATGCGGCAGGTGGCCGTTACCGAAGGGGACAAGGTCGAGGCGCAAATTCAATTCGGCTGGTCGATCAACGGCTACGGCATCGGCGATCTGGTTCAGCGGATGGCGGACATCGACGAAGCGCAGGTTCATGCGCTCACCGATGAATACGAAACGCTGTACGAGATTTCGCCCGAAACGCGCAGTACGCCGGCGCTGTGGGAGTCGATCCGCGAACAGGCCCGCATCGAGCTCGGATTGAAGGCGTTTCTGGAGGAGGGCGGCTTCTCCGCCTTTACGACGACCTTTGAGGATCTGCACGGCATGAAGCAGCTTCCGGGCCTGGCCGTCCAGCGGCTGATGGAAGCCGGCTACGGATTCGGCGGCGAAGGCGACTGGAAAACGGCGGCGCTCACGCGTCTCGTCAAAATGATCGCCGGCAACAAAGGCACGTCCTTCATGGAGGATTACACCTATCATTTCGAGCCGGGCAACGAAATGATTCTCGGCGCCCACATGCTGGAAATTTGCCCGACGATCGCGGCGGATCGCCCGCGCCTGGAGGTTCATCCGCTCGGGATCGGCGGCAAAGCGGATCCCGCCCGCATGGTTTTCAACGGCCGCGGAGGCCGCGCCGTCAATGCGACGCTGATCGATTTGGGCCGCCGCTTCCGGCTGATCGTAAACATCGTCGATGCGGTGCAGCCTTCCGAGCTTATGCCGAAGCTGCCGGTTGCGCGCGTGCTGTGGAAGCCGCAGCCGTCGCTCTCCGAATCGGCGGAAGCGTGGATTCACGCGGGCGGCGCGCATCACACCGTCTTTTCTTACGAAGCGACGCCGGAGCAGCTCGTCGACTGGGCGGAGATGGCCGGCATCGAATGCGTCTTCATCGATAACCGTACCGACCTGCTCGCTTTCCGCAACGGGCTGCGGCTGAGCGAAATGTATTGGCGGCTGCAGTAA
- a CDS encoding DUF2935 domain-containing protein, which translates to MAMTDAQAALFEHRFWLQILGDHARFIRDALAPKETGDIRTASELVQTFDSLLAESRSPEAESRLAELNLAAYQAATDLRNFKLNLLERMLLGKVTIGLTPTFVNHMVNELEEYCRILHALLAGQPVPQFSPLHYDLLWLQDAFGHAGAIHMDLDRVERMLLEKSRHFEKHFQALYLKAVEMAGYMRTQLADYPAFRRFHADIDLEMNLFRKFLAELLEMELGAEVLDRISPLMPDHMGREECYYLTKLARLGLVPSPGCDPAKPRVE; encoded by the coding sequence ATGGCAATGACAGATGCGCAGGCGGCGCTCTTCGAGCACCGGTTCTGGCTGCAAATTCTCGGCGATCATGCTCGGTTCATCCGCGATGCGCTGGCACCTAAGGAGACGGGAGACATCCGGACAGCAAGCGAGCTTGTCCAAACGTTCGACAGTCTGCTTGCGGAGTCGCGTTCGCCGGAAGCGGAAAGCCGGCTTGCGGAGCTCAATCTGGCCGCGTACCAGGCGGCGACCGATCTGCGCAATTTTAAGCTGAACCTGCTGGAACGGATGCTGCTCGGCAAGGTGACCATCGGTCTGACGCCGACTTTCGTGAACCATATGGTGAACGAGCTGGAGGAATACTGCCGCATTTTGCATGCGCTTCTGGCCGGGCAGCCGGTGCCGCAGTTCTCGCCGCTTCACTACGATTTGCTGTGGCTGCAGGACGCTTTCGGCCATGCAGGCGCCATTCATATGGATCTGGACCGCGTCGAACGGATGCTCCTGGAGAAAAGCCGCCATTTCGAGAAGCATTTTCAGGCGCTGTATTTGAAGGCGGTGGAAATGGCGGGGTACATGCGGACGCAGCTCGCCGATTATCCGGCATTCCGGCGCTTCCATGCCGACATCGATCTGGAGATGAACCTGTTCCGCAAATTTTTGGCCGAACTGCTGGAGATGGAGCTCGGCGCGGAGGTGCTCGACCGGATCAGCCCGCTGATGCCGGATCATATGGGACGCGAGGAGTGTTATTATTTAACGAAGCTGGCACGGCTCGGCCTGGTGCCGTCACCGGGCTGCGACCCGGCGAAGCCGCGGGTGGAGTAA
- a CDS encoding aromatic ring-hydroxylating oxygenase subunit alpha → MRGLQDPVLINEWHSVIKSEDLQDKPAQAIILGERIVLYRTADGTPHAMRDLCVHRGAALSLGHVQDDLLVCPYHGWMYDEQGRCVCIPAQQERKIPSKSATSVYSCKEKYGLVWVNMGQPADDIPVFEEHEDPSYRSVVSGPYRVKAAAPRVLENFLDFSHLMWLHAGLLGSPDHPDVPDYKVMPHNGGIRTEAVPIYRPHADASGKSTVNLYVKEALRPLTGKFRKETEGSGDVIAMMLNTRPVLANETICYIVISRNFAHDVPDDKYVEFQDLVMGQDTAVVESQEPEYLPLDLQAELSLKSDQMSIAYRKWLKELGVTIGTA, encoded by the coding sequence GTGCGAGGACTACAGGATCCGGTGCTGATCAACGAATGGCACTCCGTCATAAAGTCGGAGGATCTGCAGGACAAGCCGGCGCAGGCAATCATTTTGGGTGAGCGAATCGTATTGTACCGGACCGCCGACGGCACGCCGCACGCCATGCGGGATCTGTGCGTTCACCGGGGAGCGGCGCTGTCGCTCGGCCATGTGCAGGATGATTTGCTGGTGTGCCCCTATCACGGCTGGATGTACGACGAACAGGGCCGGTGCGTCTGCATACCGGCGCAGCAGGAGCGCAAAATTCCGTCCAAATCGGCGACAAGCGTCTATTCATGCAAGGAAAAATACGGTCTGGTCTGGGTCAACATGGGGCAGCCGGCTGACGATATTCCGGTATTCGAGGAGCATGAAGATCCGTCCTACCGGTCCGTGGTCAGCGGTCCTTATCGGGTGAAGGCGGCAGCGCCCAGAGTGCTGGAAAACTTCCTGGACTTCTCGCACCTGATGTGGCTGCACGCCGGGCTGCTCGGCTCGCCCGACCATCCGGACGTGCCGGATTACAAGGTCATGCCCCACAATGGCGGCATTCGGACGGAGGCGGTGCCGATCTATCGGCCTCACGCCGACGCGAGCGGGAAGTCTACGGTCAATCTGTACGTGAAGGAGGCGCTCAGGCCGCTGACGGGGAAGTTCCGCAAGGAAACCGAAGGAAGCGGCGACGTGATTGCCATGATGCTGAATACCCGGCCTGTCTTGGCCAACGAAACGATCTGTTATATCGTCATCAGCCGCAATTTCGCGCACGACGTTCCGGATGACAAATATGTGGAATTTCAGGATCTGGTCATGGGACAGGATACGGCGGTCGTGGAAAGCCAGGAGCCGGAATATTTGCCGCTCGACCTGCAGGCGGAGCTCAGCCTCAAGTCGGACCAGATGTCCATCGCATACCGGAAATGGCTGAAAGAGCTCGGCGTCACGATCGGCACGGCATAA
- a CDS encoding ring-opening amidohydrolase: MKCSVIKIATGSPSDVEGVRACVEDGTLLPGEVIAVIGKTEGNGCVNDFTRGYAVRCLSDFFAPLAEEASRISYVMSGGTEGVLSPHLTIVSRSGRPGGTKGAGKYLAAGVARTRSILAEELGRIAQVREVADAVHRAMEEAGIESPEDVHFVQIKCPLLSSGDIHGARSRGAELVTEDTYESMGYSRGASALGVALALGEAEELRDADICDGGDKFSSVASASGGIELDYCEVIVLGNSLYAEGPYFIDHGVMRDAIDAEALRSLLARHEGAELVQVLAKAEADPDGYVRSRRHTMLNDSDINHTRHARAVVGGVLASVCGDPMIYVSGGAEHQVPPGGGPVAAIFKAVT; the protein is encoded by the coding sequence ATGAAATGCTCCGTAATCAAAATTGCGACCGGCTCGCCGAGCGACGTCGAGGGAGTGCGCGCATGCGTGGAAGACGGAACGCTGCTCCCCGGCGAGGTCATTGCCGTAATCGGCAAGACGGAAGGCAACGGCTGTGTCAATGATTTCACCCGCGGGTACGCCGTCCGCTGTCTGAGCGACTTCTTCGCTCCGCTGGCGGAGGAGGCGTCCCGCATCTCGTATGTGATGTCGGGCGGAACGGAAGGCGTGCTGAGCCCTCATCTGACCATCGTCAGCCGCAGCGGCAGGCCGGGCGGCACGAAGGGAGCGGGGAAATATCTCGCCGCCGGCGTGGCCCGGACGAGAAGCATTCTTGCGGAGGAGCTGGGCCGGATCGCGCAGGTCCGGGAGGTGGCCGACGCGGTCCATCGGGCGATGGAGGAAGCGGGAATCGAGAGCCCGGAGGACGTCCATTTCGTCCAGATCAAGTGCCCGCTGCTCTCCTCGGGCGACATTCACGGCGCGCGCAGCCGGGGGGCCGAACTCGTCACGGAGGATACCTACGAATCCATGGGATATTCCAGGGGCGCGTCCGCTCTTGGGGTCGCGCTCGCGCTCGGGGAAGCCGAGGAGCTCCGGGATGCCGACATCTGCGACGGCGGGGACAAGTTCAGCAGCGTCGCCTCCGCGTCCGGCGGAATCGAGCTGGACTATTGCGAGGTCATCGTGCTGGGCAACTCTCTTTATGCCGAAGGACCGTACTTTATCGATCATGGCGTCATGCGGGACGCGATCGACGCGGAGGCGCTGCGGAGCCTTCTGGCCCGCCACGAGGGAGCCGAGCTGGTGCAGGTGCTGGCCAAGGCGGAAGCCGATCCGGACGGCTATGTCCGCAGCCGCCGGCATACGATGCTGAACGATTCGGACATCAACCATACCCGGCATGCCCGCGCCGTCGTCGGCGGCGTACTGGCGTCGGTGTGCGGCGATCCGATGATTTACGTATCGGGCGGAGCCGAGCATCAGGTCCCGCCCGGGGGAGGCCCGGTCGCGGCTATTTTCAAAGCGGTCACCTGA
- a CDS encoding ABC transporter substrate-binding protein, with protein sequence MVMALLLILAACGGGGSASSPSPSSAGGSSGSGVQPDASGEKPLTKVTLRLRWLHQAQFAGFYAAVEKGFYKDAGLEVDIQPGGPDFPAVQMVASGGEQFGVTGPDQIVLSREKGVPVVAVAAIHRKSPFVLFSTKESGIKTMKDMIGKNVGVKLSGSEELEYRAMMKSAGIDRSQVHETVVKFDMAPFLQGQVDVWPGYLINEVLSAEEAGKELNIINPNDYGVNMYGDTLFTTEKMIKDKPEIVKAFVQASMKGWDYAINHPDEAAAFGMKYSDQLNIDHEKAMMQNSIDLLDAAHPPLGKMAEADWESLQQMLLDMGFTKKKQGVSGMFSNSFIE encoded by the coding sequence ATGGTGATGGCATTATTACTTATTCTTGCGGCATGCGGCGGGGGAGGCTCCGCATCATCGCCCTCACCCTCGTCGGCGGGCGGCTCTTCGGGCTCCGGCGTCCAGCCGGACGCATCCGGCGAGAAGCCGCTGACGAAGGTGACGCTGAGGCTGAGATGGCTTCATCAGGCGCAGTTTGCGGGCTTTTACGCCGCAGTCGAGAAAGGCTTTTATAAGGACGCGGGCCTTGAAGTGGACATCCAGCCGGGCGGCCCCGATTTCCCGGCGGTTCAGATGGTCGCCTCGGGCGGCGAGCAGTTCGGCGTTACCGGTCCGGACCAAATCGTTCTCTCGCGGGAGAAAGGTGTGCCGGTCGTTGCGGTAGCGGCCATTCACCGTAAGTCCCCGTTCGTGCTGTTCAGCACGAAGGAGTCCGGAATCAAGACGATGAAGGATATGATCGGCAAAAATGTCGGCGTGAAGCTGAGCGGAAGCGAGGAGCTCGAGTACCGCGCGATGATGAAGAGCGCCGGCATCGACCGCTCGCAGGTTCACGAGACGGTCGTCAAGTTCGACATGGCCCCGTTCCTGCAAGGGCAGGTCGACGTTTGGCCCGGATACCTCATTAATGAAGTGCTGTCGGCCGAGGAGGCGGGCAAGGAGCTGAACATCATCAATCCGAACGATTACGGCGTCAACATGTACGGCGATACGCTGTTCACGACGGAGAAGATGATCAAGGACAAGCCGGAGATCGTCAAGGCGTTCGTTCAAGCCTCGATGAAGGGCTGGGATTATGCCATCAACCATCCCGACGAAGCGGCGGCGTTCGGCATGAAATACAGCGATCAGCTGAACATCGATCACGAAAAAGCAATGATGCAAAACAGCATCGACCTGCTAGACGCCGCCCATCCGCCGCTTGGCAAGATGGCGGAGGCGGATTGGGAAAGCCTGCAGCAGATGCTGCTCGACATGGGTTTCACGAAGAAGAAGCAGGGCGTTTCCGGGATGTTCTCCAATAGCTTTATCGAATAA
- a CDS encoding ABC transporter ATP-binding protein, which yields MLRGVSLDIYKHEVVSILGPSGCGKSTLLRLMLDLLKPSEGEIMHPDSTSIGMVFQKPILMPWMTALQNIELTLSIGANRKLGKKEAKEKAISALELVGLKDFAGHYPQQLSGGMQQRVAIARALAADPTVLLMDEPFGALDELTREKLNFELLRLWESPATSLSTVVIVTHSIQESVIMSDRVVTMSPRPAGVEAVVPVPLPRPREVAMEELPDYYHTVKELRKRVKQS from the coding sequence GTGCTTCGCGGCGTTTCGCTCGATATTTACAAACATGAGGTCGTGTCGATTCTGGGCCCGAGCGGCTGCGGAAAATCGACGCTGCTCAGGCTGATGCTCGATTTGCTCAAGCCGAGCGAAGGGGAGATCATGCATCCCGATTCGACCTCCATCGGCATGGTGTTCCAGAAGCCGATCCTGATGCCGTGGATGACCGCGCTGCAGAACATCGAGCTGACGCTGAGCATAGGGGCCAACCGGAAGCTCGGCAAGAAGGAAGCGAAGGAGAAAGCGATAAGCGCCCTGGAGCTGGTCGGCCTGAAGGACTTCGCCGGGCATTACCCGCAGCAGCTGAGCGGAGGCATGCAGCAGCGCGTCGCGATCGCCCGGGCGCTTGCCGCCGATCCGACCGTGCTGCTCATGGACGAACCGTTCGGCGCGCTCGACGAGCTGACCCGGGAGAAGCTGAACTTCGAGCTGCTCAGACTGTGGGAGAGCCCGGCAACCAGCCTCAGCACGGTCGTGATCGTCACCCACTCGATCCAGGAGTCGGTCATCATGTCGGACCGCGTGGTTACCATGTCGCCGAGGCCGGCCGGCGTCGAAGCCGTCGTGCCGGTGCCGCTCCCCCGTCCGCGAGAGGTGGCGATGGAGGAACTGCCGGATTATTACCATACCGTCAAGGAACTGAGAAAGCGGGTCAAACAGTCATGA
- a CDS encoding ABC transporter permease, giving the protein MNEQAKTILYPVGFAVGFLILWQLAVKLLSIPAYLLPAPSEIAGAIDGELMRHTLVTMMEALAGFVFANILGFITAVVFVHSKPIELGAFPLAIALKTTPLVALAPLLIVWMGTGYSSKIIASMLICFFPILVNSVKGLKAIEHEAWELFTAYKASRWEIFWRLRLPTSLPYVMSALKISSSLSIVGAIVGEFVGANKGLGYVVLLASYHLETPVMFSAILASAACGLVLFWIINLIEKKLIFWQKVDEV; this is encoded by the coding sequence ATGAACGAACAGGCCAAAACGATTCTGTATCCGGTCGGCTTCGCCGTCGGATTCCTTATCCTGTGGCAGCTCGCGGTCAAGCTGCTGTCGATCCCGGCCTATCTGCTGCCCGCGCCGAGCGAAATCGCCGGCGCAATCGACGGGGAGCTGATGCGCCATACGCTGGTCACCATGATGGAGGCGCTGGCCGGCTTCGTATTCGCCAATATTCTCGGCTTTATAACGGCTGTCGTCTTCGTGCATTCCAAGCCGATCGAGCTGGGAGCGTTCCCGCTGGCGATCGCGCTCAAGACGACGCCGCTGGTCGCGCTCGCGCCGCTGCTGATCGTTTGGATGGGAACCGGGTATTCGTCCAAAATCATCGCTTCGATGCTGATCTGCTTTTTCCCGATTCTGGTCAACAGCGTGAAGGGGCTGAAGGCGATCGAACACGAAGCCTGGGAGCTTTTCACGGCTTATAAGGCGAGCAGGTGGGAAATTTTTTGGAGGCTCAGGCTGCCGACCAGCCTGCCGTACGTTATGTCGGCGTTGAAAATTTCCAGCTCGCTGTCCATCGTCGGCGCGATTGTAGGCGAATTCGTCGGCGCGAACAAAGGACTCGGGTATGTGGTGCTGCTCGCTTCCTATCATTTGGAGACGCCGGTCATGTTCTCGGCCATTCTCGCCTCCGCAGCCTGCGGGCTCGTCCTGTTCTGGATCATCAACCTGATCGAGAAAAAGCTCATATTCTGGCAAAAGGTGGATGAAGTATGA
- a CDS encoding ABC transporter permease: protein MNNLIWLIRKTLLNTFRIRKNVFAYIGMPLMGVVLSFILYGHNQQSMLRLGIASSDGSDAITRDAAAFVTGLQPVKVTALNEAELRKDIAAGSLDAGLVFDKGFGESVRAGRPAGIQIMSVKGAQVTAYIKSMLNEYIANVAAIGSAAGTDDAAFKKLYDGYRDGGFKVAAERLADTSSEKNTSYQSIGFLITFMLFSAFNLTDLILKEKENRTYFRLLSSPVSAKMYVLANVIVSLAVMLIQIAITLFVMKYVFHLASGIPLVKTGTMLLMFGLTAVGLSLMIVALSKSSTSASALMNLIVTPTCLLSGCFFPMSIMPASVQKIAEFLPQHWLLDSFVKLQEGSGLGGLSLNLAILAAFAAAFALIAVYKFSRSNDTRVFT, encoded by the coding sequence GTGAACAATTTAATTTGGCTGATCCGAAAAACGCTGCTCAATACGTTCCGTATCCGAAAAAACGTGTTCGCCTATATCGGCATGCCCCTAATGGGGGTCGTGCTCTCGTTTATCCTGTACGGCCACAACCAGCAGAGCATGCTGCGGCTCGGCATCGCGAGCAGCGACGGCAGCGACGCCATTACCCGGGATGCCGCCGCTTTCGTAACCGGCCTGCAGCCGGTGAAGGTTACCGCCCTGAATGAAGCGGAGCTGCGAAAGGACATTGCCGCCGGCAGCCTCGACGCCGGGCTCGTGTTCGACAAAGGATTCGGCGAAAGCGTCCGGGCCGGGCGCCCGGCCGGCATCCAAATCATGTCCGTGAAAGGCGCGCAGGTCACCGCTTACATCAAGTCGATGCTAAACGAATATATTGCGAATGTCGCGGCGATCGGCTCGGCGGCCGGAACCGACGATGCGGCGTTCAAGAAGCTGTACGACGGCTACCGTGACGGCGGGTTCAAGGTCGCCGCGGAGCGGCTCGCGGACACGTCGTCCGAAAAGAATACCAGCTACCAGTCGATCGGATTTCTCATCACGTTTATGCTGTTTTCCGCATTCAATCTGACCGATTTGATTTTGAAGGAGAAGGAGAACCGCACTTACTTCAGGCTGCTGTCCTCGCCGGTCTCGGCTAAAATGTACGTGCTGGCCAATGTAATCGTCAGCCTTGCGGTGATGCTGATTCAAATCGCGATTACGCTGTTTGTCATGAAATACGTGTTTCATCTTGCCTCGGGAATACCTTTGGTCAAGACGGGAACGATGCTGCTGATGTTCGGTCTGACGGCGGTCGGCTTGTCGCTGATGATCGTGGCGCTTTCGAAAAGCAGCACCTCGGCCAGCGCCTTGATGAATTTGATCGTAACGCCGACCTGCCTGCTGTCCGGCTGCTTTTTCCCGATGTCGATTATGCCGGCTTCGGTGCAGAAAATTGCCGAATTTCTCCCCCAGCATTGGCTGCTCGACTCGTTCGTAAAGCTGCAGGAGGGAAGCGGCCTTGGAGGTCTGTCCCTTAATCTCGCCATCCTGGCCGCCTTCGCGGCGGCATTTGCGCTGATCGCCGTTTACAAATTCAGCCGCAGCAACGATACGCGCGTCTTTACCTAG
- a CDS encoding cupin domain-containing protein: protein MMTGKETVVLTGETMKWELMPNHIELYHREILSAGQADALGIRASSILWEKLGVGGQVVPHYHDVAEIIHITAGKVKLLCNGEWKGYKAGDTFLVPAGVVHSVANDGASPSEQISVFLPVGTDIPANSFFNTTLVEDVYSEQIR from the coding sequence ATGATGACGGGTAAGGAAACCGTAGTATTGACAGGGGAAACGATGAAATGGGAGCTGATGCCGAACCATATCGAGCTGTACCACCGGGAAATTTTGTCCGCCGGGCAGGCGGATGCGCTTGGAATTCGGGCCAGCTCCATCCTGTGGGAAAAGCTCGGCGTTGGCGGACAGGTCGTGCCGCACTACCATGATGTTGCGGAAATCATCCATATTACGGCGGGCAAGGTGAAGCTGCTGTGCAACGGGGAGTGGAAGGGATACAAGGCCGGCGATACGTTCCTCGTTCCGGCGGGCGTCGTTCATTCGGTCGCCAACGACGGCGCTTCGCCTTCCGAGCAGATCAGCGTGTTTTTGCCGGTCGGCACGGATATTCCGGCCAACTCCTTCTTCAACACGACCCTCGTCGAAGACGTCTATTCGGAACAAATCCGATAA
- a CDS encoding cysteine hydrolase family protein — protein MQIQAEPYIWPYDGAIEPRRTALLIIDMQTDFCGKGGYVEQMGYDLSLTARAIAPIRRLLDRVRQIDGFTVIHTREGHRPDLSDLPANKRWRSRMAGAEIGSSGPMGKILVRGEPGWDIIEELRPLEGEPVIDKPGKGSFYATDLDLLLRNRGITHLILTGITTDVCVHTTMREANDRGYECLILEDCTGATDEGNHRAALKMVTMQGGVFGAVSRSEDVLTALAGF, from the coding sequence ATGCAAATTCAAGCGGAGCCTTACATTTGGCCGTACGACGGAGCGATCGAGCCTCGCCGGACGGCGCTGCTCATCATCGATATGCAGACCGATTTCTGCGGGAAAGGCGGCTATGTCGAACAGATGGGATACGATTTGTCCCTGACGGCGCGGGCGATCGCTCCGATCCGCCGGCTGCTGGACCGGGTACGGCAGATCGACGGTTTCACCGTCATTCATACGCGGGAAGGGCATCGGCCGGACCTGTCGGATCTCCCGGCAAACAAGCGGTGGAGAAGCAGGATGGCCGGAGCGGAAATCGGCTCCAGCGGCCCGATGGGCAAAATTTTGGTTCGCGGCGAGCCCGGCTGGGACATCATCGAAGAGCTGAGACCGTTGGAAGGGGAGCCGGTTATCGACAAGCCCGGCAAGGGAAGCTTTTACGCCACCGACCTGGACCTGCTCCTGCGGAACCGGGGGATCACGCATTTGATTCTGACGGGTATCACGACCGACGTATGCGTTCATACGACAATGCGCGAAGCCAACGACCGGGGCTACGAATGCCTGATATTGGAGGATTGCACCGGCGCGACGGACGAAGGCAACCACCGGGCGGCGCTGAAAATGGTCACGATGCAGGGCGGCGTTTTCGGCGCCGTCAGCCGGTCGGAGGATGTGCTCACGGCGCTCGCGGGCTTCTAG